In Novipirellula galeiformis, one DNA window encodes the following:
- a CDS encoding aminotransferase class IV: protein MSVSKITTDTAPRLEDCAAYWGGQWIPTNSLALSINDVGFRQGVTAVERLRTYGGHAFMVSRHLDRFARTLQALGIDGLPTRTEITNLVGEVLTRNEDFVARQTEVGITLFATPGIMGANLPTFAIHLNTLDHQRNQVRQTEGQTLVITDVAQPPEASWPRSAKVRSRLHYYRADRFAQLFDHDPSLAAAKGNRGGGGENCGGPSDAIGVLVDQDGSVTETSIANLAIVENQTIYSPETNQVLSGITQAAIEELAAAASIAWKKERLSPTRFANADEILCMGTDGGIWFARSVLPEAPAIRTPGKIYSLLRAAFAKRTSEPV, encoded by the coding sequence TTGAGCGTTTCGAAGATCACGACCGACACGGCACCTCGCCTTGAGGATTGCGCCGCCTATTGGGGTGGCCAATGGATCCCTACAAACTCGCTCGCACTGTCGATCAATGACGTCGGCTTTCGCCAAGGGGTCACCGCTGTGGAACGGCTGCGGACCTATGGCGGCCATGCCTTTATGGTCTCGCGGCATCTTGATCGCTTTGCACGCACGCTCCAGGCGTTAGGCATCGATGGTTTGCCGACACGAACGGAGATCACGAATCTTGTCGGCGAAGTCTTGACCAGGAACGAAGACTTTGTCGCCCGCCAAACGGAGGTCGGCATCACGCTCTTTGCCACTCCCGGAATCATGGGAGCCAACCTCCCCACCTTCGCAATCCACTTGAACACGCTCGATCATCAACGCAACCAAGTTCGACAAACCGAGGGGCAAACGCTCGTGATCACGGACGTGGCCCAGCCCCCCGAAGCCTCATGGCCGAGGTCGGCAAAGGTCCGGTCTCGTTTGCATTACTACCGAGCGGATCGTTTCGCTCAATTGTTCGATCACGATCCATCACTGGCAGCAGCCAAAGGAAACCGCGGGGGCGGCGGGGAAAATTGCGGGGGGCCGTCCGATGCCATCGGCGTGTTAGTCGATCAAGACGGATCGGTAACCGAAACGAGCATCGCCAATCTTGCGATCGTGGAAAACCAGACGATCTATTCGCCCGAAACGAACCAGGTCCTCTCCGGCATCACCCAAGCGGCCATCGAAGAATTGGCGGCGGCAGCGTCGATTGCTTGGAAAAAAGAGCGGCTCTCGCCGACCCGGTTTGCCAATGCCGACGAGATTCTCTGTATGGGAACCGATGGCGGAATCTGGTTCGCCCGCTCGGTGCTGCCGGAGGCTCCGGCCATTCGCACGCCGGGAAAAATCTACTCCCTTCTACGTGCCGCGTTTGCCAAACGAACCAGCGAGCCGGTTTAG
- a CDS encoding sugar ABC transporter ATP-binding protein — MKPPLLEIQGISKRFGPTIALNDVSLSVVGGEVLALIGENGAGKSTLLKTLSGAHRADSGSMSIEGKPYCPAGPSDARDHGVAMIYQELNLAPDLSVEDNIMLGHRGNRGGLLLRSSQRNVVTKVLETVGLANLNPRAIVGEQSVATQQLLEIARALASDARIILFDEPTSSLPQKDVARLFEIIKTLKRSGYGIVYISHFLEEVREVADRYSVLRDGNNVGEGTIDAITDDQIISLMVGRDVDELYPAVPHQIGEAWVDVKELSGSVSPKRVSVSLHRGEIFGVAGLVGAGRTELLRSIFSLDAINAGSVSVAGKKINDSVRARMKAGFGMLSEDRKGEGLAQELSIIENITLGSLAPYTKFGFINLRRRSAVATETMKRVEVKAVSGHQRVSELSGGNQQKVAIARILHQGADILMLDEPTKGIDVGTKAEIYRRMGQLAAEGKTLVFVSSYLPELLSVCDRIGVMARGELRETRDAQDWSEDAIMAAAIASDELLGGNGP; from the coding sequence ATGAAACCACCGCTGCTCGAGATCCAAGGAATTAGCAAACGTTTTGGCCCGACGATCGCGCTGAACGACGTTTCATTGTCTGTCGTTGGCGGCGAAGTACTCGCCTTGATCGGTGAAAACGGTGCCGGTAAAAGCACGCTTCTGAAAACGCTTAGCGGGGCTCATCGTGCTGATTCCGGTTCGATGTCGATCGAAGGCAAGCCGTATTGCCCCGCCGGGCCAAGCGACGCGCGAGATCATGGCGTGGCGATGATCTATCAAGAATTGAATCTCGCCCCAGACCTGAGCGTCGAAGACAACATTATGCTGGGGCATCGCGGCAACCGCGGTGGTTTGTTGCTGCGATCCTCTCAACGTAACGTTGTCACCAAGGTGCTCGAAACGGTTGGCTTGGCAAACTTGAATCCAAGAGCGATCGTCGGCGAACAATCGGTTGCAACGCAGCAATTGTTAGAGATCGCACGTGCCTTGGCGAGTGATGCGAGAATCATTCTGTTTGACGAACCGACCAGTTCATTGCCTCAGAAAGACGTCGCTCGTTTGTTCGAGATCATCAAGACGCTAAAACGTTCGGGTTACGGCATCGTTTACATCAGCCATTTCTTAGAAGAAGTCCGTGAGGTTGCCGATCGCTACTCGGTGTTGCGCGATGGAAACAACGTGGGTGAAGGAACGATTGATGCGATCACCGACGATCAAATCATCTCGTTGATGGTGGGCCGCGATGTCGACGAACTTTACCCCGCGGTTCCTCATCAGATCGGTGAGGCATGGGTCGACGTGAAAGAGTTAAGCGGATCGGTGTCACCCAAACGGGTCAGCGTGTCGCTACATCGTGGCGAGATTTTTGGTGTCGCGGGACTGGTGGGGGCAGGGCGAACCGAATTGCTGCGTTCGATCTTTTCGCTTGACGCGATCAATGCGGGAAGTGTCAGCGTCGCAGGAAAGAAAATCAATGATTCCGTTCGCGCTCGGATGAAGGCCGGTTTCGGGATGCTTTCGGAGGATCGCAAGGGGGAAGGACTTGCTCAAGAATTGTCGATCATCGAAAATATCACCCTTGGATCCTTAGCCCCCTACACCAAGTTTGGCTTCATTAATCTGCGTCGACGGTCCGCGGTGGCAACGGAAACCATGAAACGGGTGGAGGTCAAAGCGGTCTCGGGACACCAACGGGTATCGGAGTTGTCCGGCGGCAATCAGCAGAAGGTCGCGATCGCCCGCATCTTGCACCAAGGAGCCGACATTTTGATGCTCGACGAGCCTACCAAAGGGATCGATGTCGGCACCAAAGCGGAAATTTACCGTCGGATGGGGCAATTGGCTGCGGAGGGAAAAACGCTGGTCTTCGTCAGCTCTTATTTGCCCGAATTGTTGTCGGTGTGTGATCGCATCGGCGTGATGGCACGAGGGGAACTACGTGAAACGCGGGACGCCCAAGATTGGAGCGAGGACGCGATCATGGCGGCCGCGATTGCCAGTGACGAGCTCCTCGGTGGCAATGGACCCTAG
- a CDS encoding alpha/beta hydrolase: MLAEATPVPIGLPVSDDATVEASVACPHAADRIWIINTRRMTSNVCYADLEQPQFSISRLSPNGCATSSSFDEYQNELVPGRTTAIYVHGYRFKSSEATRRGLLVHRQVAHRRGPDPIDWVIWSWPSEKETFIGHDIREKAKYTDTQGLYLAWLLKKHVAKSVPTTLIGYSFGGRVVTGSLHALAGGSLGGRSLPCDPIVNARIDVGLVAPAIEKDWLAPCQYHALATSNMDQLLLLYNQRDSVLKRYWLLDRVRGSMAIGFGQLQSFAPRSDGSGIWLRARDCSPSIGSTHDELDYYHPQCSAGTEMALLLNDALIHH, translated from the coding sequence ATGCTCGCCGAAGCAACCCCCGTCCCGATCGGGTTGCCTGTGAGTGACGACGCCACAGTAGAAGCATCCGTTGCCTGCCCACACGCCGCAGACCGCATTTGGATCATCAACACGCGGCGGATGACCAGCAATGTTTGTTACGCCGATTTGGAGCAACCCCAGTTTTCGATTTCGCGATTGAGTCCCAATGGATGCGCCACGAGCTCGTCGTTCGATGAATATCAAAACGAGTTGGTCCCCGGACGAACGACCGCGATCTATGTGCATGGCTACCGCTTCAAGTCCTCCGAAGCGACCCGGCGTGGTTTATTGGTCCATCGCCAAGTCGCTCATCGCCGCGGTCCCGATCCCATCGATTGGGTCATCTGGAGTTGGCCGAGTGAAAAGGAAACATTCATTGGCCATGACATTCGTGAAAAAGCGAAGTACACCGACACCCAAGGTTTGTATTTGGCGTGGTTGTTGAAAAAGCATGTGGCGAAAAGTGTCCCCACGACGTTGATCGGCTACAGCTTTGGGGGGCGGGTGGTAACGGGATCTCTCCATGCGTTGGCGGGCGGATCACTGGGCGGTCGATCGCTACCCTGCGACCCGATTGTGAACGCCCGGATCGATGTCGGCTTGGTTGCCCCTGCGATCGAAAAAGACTGGTTGGCGCCTTGTCAGTACCATGCCTTAGCGACAAGTAATATGGATCAACTGCTTCTGTTGTATAATCAACGCGACTCGGTTCTGAAGCGTTATTGGTTACTCGACCGAGTGCGTGGATCGATGGCGATCGGATTTGGTCAACTTCAATCGTTTGCACCGCGATCCGATGGTAGCGGCATTTGGTTGCGTGCCCGTGATTGCTCGCCGTCCATCGGCAGCACGCATGATGAACTCGATTACTATCATCCTCAGTGCAGTGCGGGCACGGAAATGGCATTGTTGTTGAACGACGCGTTGATCCACCATTGA
- a CDS encoding ABC transporter permease, giving the protein MLKSIFRSQLGPLFALFFIVILFSIADYLFSEGFFFSARNFRVVMSSAALIAVPAFGMTIIIIAGGIDLSAGTALTLCGTVMALILKHSAAAAADPGFAWTLCLAFAATIFTGCVCGFINGGIISATKVVPFIVTLGTMTIFLGVGQIIAGESTVYAPKENIPNWLRYLCYTGSNGDHYLISGVMISTSVIIAAVLAILVDLLMRFTVFGRNVFAIGSSESTARLCGIHVPWTIVSVYTLAGFFTAIGGLLYFADVKNGNPSDGSGKELEIIAAVVLGGGSLSGGRGSIFGTLVGALIITVIRSGCSQLSIPNTYTHIIIGGIIIVAVIVDQLRHGSPEWFFRMLPKSESP; this is encoded by the coding sequence ATGTTAAAATCCATTTTCCGCTCGCAACTCGGGCCTCTCTTTGCATTGTTCTTCATCGTAATCTTGTTCTCGATCGCGGATTACTTGTTCAGCGAGGGCTTCTTTTTCTCAGCCCGAAACTTCCGCGTGGTCATGAGCTCGGCGGCGCTGATCGCGGTGCCTGCCTTTGGAATGACGATCATCATTATCGCAGGGGGAATCGACCTTTCCGCCGGCACCGCATTGACGCTTTGCGGGACGGTCATGGCGTTGATTTTGAAACATTCCGCCGCCGCAGCAGCCGATCCTGGATTTGCGTGGACCCTCTGTTTAGCCTTTGCGGCAACCATTTTCACAGGCTGTGTGTGTGGATTCATCAACGGCGGAATCATCAGCGCGACCAAAGTCGTTCCGTTTATTGTCACGCTGGGGACGATGACCATCTTTCTCGGCGTGGGGCAAATTATTGCGGGCGAATCGACCGTCTACGCCCCTAAAGAGAACATTCCAAATTGGTTGCGGTATCTATGTTATACCGGCTCTAACGGTGACCACTATTTGATTTCGGGAGTGATGATTTCGACCAGCGTGATCATTGCCGCCGTGCTCGCCATCTTGGTGGATCTGTTGATGCGATTCACCGTCTTTGGCCGAAACGTGTTCGCGATCGGTTCGAGTGAGTCCACCGCACGACTGTGCGGGATCCATGTTCCATGGACGATCGTGTCGGTTTACACCTTGGCTGGTTTCTTTACCGCGATCGGTGGGCTGCTGTACTTTGCCGACGTCAAGAATGGAAACCCCAGCGACGGCAGCGGCAAGGAACTGGAGATTATCGCCGCCGTGGTGCTCGGCGGCGGCAGTCTCAGCGGAGGGCGTGGATCGATCTTCGGAACCCTGGTCGGTGCTTTGATCATTACCGTGATCCGCAGCGGGTGTTCCCAGCTCTCGATTCCCAATACTTACACGCATATCATCATCGGCGGAATCATCATCGTTGCCGTGATCGTGGACCAATTGCGTCACGGATCCCCCGAGTGGTTCTTTCGGATGCTGCCCAAGTCAGAATCGCCATAG
- a CDS encoding ABC transporter substrate-binding protein, with product MTSFSKFSLLGAMALIVLVGCGRSDSQSTATSSAKDADSKLRIAVIPKGTSHEFWKSVRLGAENAAKELGNVEVIWRGPVVESDTGSQIEVVKNMITMQVDGIVLAPNQKGSLVDAVEEAIGEGIPVVIFDSGLDKGPAITSYVATDNFKGGQMAADQMAKAIGEKGNVIVLRYLPGSESTEQREEGFLDAIKKYPEIKVVSSSEYAGDNATSAKEKVDQLLQIHSNELSGIFSVCEPNANGTLESLRNAGLNKKVKLIAFDPSDALIEALADGSCSGIVLQDPIQMGYLSVKSLIGSIRGETPEAFQSTGEYVATPENMNDENIKKRLTPATFD from the coding sequence ATGACGTCGTTTTCGAAATTCAGTTTATTGGGTGCAATGGCGTTAATCGTGTTGGTCGGATGCGGTCGCAGCGACTCGCAATCCACCGCGACATCGTCCGCCAAAGATGCAGATTCAAAGCTTCGCATCGCGGTCATTCCTAAAGGGACGAGCCACGAGTTTTGGAAGTCCGTTCGTCTGGGGGCTGAGAATGCCGCCAAAGAACTCGGCAACGTCGAAGTCATTTGGCGAGGCCCCGTGGTGGAAAGCGACACGGGCAGCCAAATCGAAGTCGTCAAGAACATGATCACGATGCAGGTCGATGGGATCGTGTTGGCTCCGAACCAAAAAGGCAGCCTGGTCGATGCGGTGGAAGAAGCAATCGGCGAGGGCATTCCCGTGGTGATTTTTGACAGCGGATTGGACAAAGGCCCCGCGATCACCAGTTATGTTGCCACCGACAACTTCAAAGGGGGGCAAATGGCGGCGGACCAGATGGCCAAAGCGATCGGCGAGAAAGGCAACGTGATCGTGTTGCGCTATTTGCCGGGCAGCGAAAGCACCGAGCAACGCGAAGAAGGGTTCCTCGACGCGATCAAAAAGTATCCGGAGATCAAAGTCGTTTCCTCCAGCGAGTACGCCGGTGACAACGCGACCTCGGCGAAAGAGAAAGTGGACCAATTGCTGCAAATTCACAGCAACGAGCTCAGCGGTATTTTTTCGGTTTGTGAACCGAACGCCAACGGAACCCTTGAATCGCTGCGTAATGCGGGCTTGAACAAAAAAGTGAAACTCATTGCCTTCGACCCTAGCGACGCTTTGATCGAAGCGCTTGCCGATGGTTCCTGCAGCGGGATTGTGCTACAGGACCCCATTCAAATGGGCTACCTGTCGGTCAAATCATTGATCGGCAGCATCCGTGGGGAAACGCCCGAAGCGTTCCAATCGACGGGAGAATACGTAGCGACGCCTGAGAACATGAACGACGAAAACATCAAAAAACGATTAACTCCGGCAACCTTTGATTAA
- a CDS encoding ankyrin repeat domain-containing protein, which yields MNNSQRLLVALCLTLPLFSLATGCAPATQHYDSEPPSKSAAAPSLPTHQPKFSDDAYLMAALDGNMQVIDLALTSGTELNTQNERGHNALHLASFNGHTDAVNYLLSKGMKVDERDGEGKSALIHAASGDFADTVEVLIKAGADVNLKDETEGFTALMMAAAEGQMDVVNALMQHGADKTMTDVDGDTAEVFARNNGHFEIADRLADNDETKPE from the coding sequence ATGAACAACTCCCAACGTCTGCTCGTCGCACTGTGTTTGACCCTGCCCCTCTTTTCGCTGGCGACCGGGTGTGCTCCGGCAACGCAGCATTACGATTCGGAACCTCCATCCAAATCCGCCGCAGCCCCCTCGTTGCCAACGCATCAACCGAAGTTCAGTGACGATGCCTATTTGATGGCAGCCTTGGATGGCAACATGCAAGTCATCGACCTGGCGCTGACTTCGGGAACCGAATTAAACACTCAGAACGAACGGGGTCACAATGCGTTGCATCTAGCATCGTTCAACGGGCACACCGATGCCGTCAACTATCTGTTGAGCAAAGGGATGAAGGTCGATGAACGTGATGGTGAAGGCAAATCAGCGTTGATCCATGCCGCATCAGGCGATTTCGCCGATACGGTCGAAGTCTTGATCAAGGCCGGTGCCGATGTCAATTTGAAAGACGAGACGGAAGGCTTCACGGCGCTGATGATGGCTGCGGCGGAAGGCCAAATGGACGTCGTCAACGCGCTGATGCAACACGGTGCGGACAAGACGATGACGGACGTCGATGGCGACACCGCCGAAGTCTTTGCCCGCAACAACGGGCACTTTGAAATTGCGGATCGGCTAGCGGACAACGATGAAACGAAGCCCGAGTAA
- a CDS encoding S1C family serine protease — MKRRLAFLVFLCCLVPGSSALTRADEPESSTNHAETVGEIQAGPRALSKAFRVAARRATPSVVTVFSYGQNVEVPAEDDDTERPGPTPPPRENADGDSLPLTGLGSGVIVDKNGLIITNNHVITGAKKVVVQLADETEIEAVEVHGDADSDIAIVRIQRDTPFPFAAIGDSDQMEIGDWVLAIGSPFRLEATVSAGIISAKHRTLQRIRRGRLLQTDAAINPGNSGGPLIDLDGKTIAISTAIATRNGSYQGIGFAIPINQAKWIADELDEHGRVRRAAIGIQLSELSPKVAKKVNLPVGLGVLVYQVITGSAAERAGLKPLDVILEFAGERVRKPSSLQEVVERKPIGSMQEVKIYRAGKEMIVQVELATIEDPTWKAESDKEKDKEKENAEPKEDVKKSEKPAELE, encoded by the coding sequence ATGAAACGTCGGCTTGCCTTTCTCGTTTTCCTTTGCTGTCTCGTCCCTGGTTCGTCCGCCCTGACGCGTGCCGACGAACCTGAATCGTCAACCAACCACGCCGAAACGGTTGGCGAAATTCAAGCGGGGCCGCGTGCGTTGTCCAAAGCGTTTCGCGTTGCCGCCCGACGAGCGACCCCCTCGGTGGTGACGGTTTTCTCGTATGGTCAAAATGTCGAAGTGCCGGCCGAGGATGACGACACCGAGCGACCTGGGCCAACGCCTCCGCCGCGTGAAAACGCCGACGGAGACTCGCTCCCGTTAACCGGATTGGGCTCCGGGGTGATTGTTGACAAAAATGGATTAATCATTACCAATAACCACGTCATCACTGGGGCCAAGAAGGTCGTGGTTCAACTTGCCGACGAGACGGAAATCGAAGCGGTCGAGGTGCATGGCGATGCCGACAGCGACATTGCGATCGTTCGCATCCAACGGGACACTCCGTTTCCGTTTGCCGCGATCGGCGACTCCGATCAAATGGAGATCGGGGATTGGGTGCTCGCGATTGGCAGCCCGTTTCGGCTCGAGGCCACCGTCAGTGCTGGAATCATCAGTGCCAAACATCGCACGCTTCAGCGAATCCGTCGCGGCCGTTTGTTGCAAACCGATGCGGCAATCAATCCCGGAAATTCAGGAGGTCCGCTGATCGATTTGGATGGAAAGACGATCGCGATCAGCACCGCGATTGCCACCCGCAACGGCAGTTACCAAGGAATCGGCTTTGCCATTCCGATCAATCAAGCCAAATGGATCGCTGATGAACTCGACGAACATGGCCGCGTTCGCCGGGCTGCGATCGGGATCCAGCTTTCCGAATTGAGTCCCAAGGTTGCCAAAAAGGTCAACTTGCCGGTCGGGCTCGGGGTTTTGGTTTACCAAGTCATCACAGGGTCCGCTGCCGAACGAGCCGGTTTGAAACCGTTGGACGTGATTCTCGAATTTGCGGGCGAACGAGTGCGTAAACCAAGCAGTTTACAAGAGGTCGTCGAGCGAAAGCCGATCGGGTCGATGCAAGAAGTCAAAATCTATCGGGCGGGCAAGGAGATGATCGTCCAAGTCGAACTCGCGACGATCGAGGACCCCACCTGGAAAGCAGAGTCCGACAAGGAGAAGGACAAGGAGAAGGAGAACGCGGAACCGAAAGAAGACGTGAAGAAATCGGAAAAGCCGGCAGAGCTTGAGTAA
- the cdd gene encoding cytidine deaminase: MVELKPKEIERLIVSATTARDQAYAPHSHFYVGAALLMHDDEIIIGCNVENASYSMCLCAERVAAASAIAAGYRSWRAIAIASVGGVPPCGACRQFLSEFGMDLHVITTDVLDGSFKKRKLTQLFPDAFDGSNLPHHA; the protein is encoded by the coding sequence ATGGTGGAACTTAAGCCCAAAGAGATCGAGCGACTCATCGTTTCCGCAACCACCGCGCGGGATCAAGCATACGCTCCTCACAGCCATTTCTACGTGGGCGCGGCGTTGTTAATGCATGACGACGAAATCATCATCGGTTGCAATGTCGAGAACGCGAGCTATTCGATGTGCTTGTGTGCCGAGCGAGTTGCAGCAGCGTCGGCCATCGCAGCGGGCTATCGATCTTGGCGTGCGATTGCGATCGCGAGCGTCGGAGGTGTTCCGCCGTGTGGTGCGTGCCGGCAATTCTTGTCCGAGTTTGGCATGGACTTGCATGTGATCACAACGGACGTACTCGATGGCTCATTCAAAAAGCGAAAGCTAACCCAATTGTTCCCCGATGCATTCGATGGTTCGAATCTCCCCCATCACGCTTAA
- a CDS encoding thymidine phosphorylase, with protein sequence MIPATLLAKKRNGHALTPAEIEFLVHGFGSGEVADYQMSAFMMAVCIQGMEPSEISALTEAMLQSGDKLPRCTDRPRVDKHSTGGLGDKVSLILAPLLATCDVDVPMISGRGLGLTGGTLDKLESIEGLQTQLTAEQSSKVLRKTGVFIIGADAKIAPADRRLYAIRDVTGTVESVALITASILSKKLAARLDALVMDVKVGSGGFMKTLEQARELAQSLIRVGAQSELPITAILSDMDQPLGAAIGNAIEVNEAVDVLQGIGPPEVRELTIQLGANLLVACHDGMSRDEAITKLTHNLDAGIAMERFEQMVVAQGGRPDFPRPIGSEWMIECPVDGWIEKIDCETLGQTIVELGGGRRRKEDRIDPSVGLQVHCRVGQRVKRGTPILSLHCDKRHHDDYVARLQNAVTLSDQPVKSVPLLIEHLC encoded by the coding sequence ATGATACCGGCAACATTATTGGCAAAAAAGCGAAACGGTCATGCCTTGACCCCGGCCGAAATCGAATTTCTGGTCCATGGTTTCGGTTCCGGAGAAGTCGCCGATTATCAAATGTCGGCATTCATGATGGCTGTTTGCATCCAAGGCATGGAGCCTAGCGAGATCAGTGCCTTGACTGAAGCGATGCTGCAATCGGGGGACAAATTACCACGTTGTACCGACCGACCTCGCGTCGACAAACACAGCACTGGAGGACTCGGCGATAAGGTTTCCCTCATCCTCGCACCGCTGTTGGCGACGTGTGACGTTGACGTGCCAATGATCAGCGGCCGCGGACTCGGCTTGACCGGAGGCACGTTAGACAAGCTGGAATCGATCGAGGGTTTGCAAACGCAATTGACCGCCGAACAGTCGAGCAAGGTGCTGCGCAAAACCGGCGTCTTTATCATTGGCGCGGATGCCAAAATTGCGCCTGCCGATCGACGTCTGTACGCGATTCGCGATGTCACCGGCACAGTGGAATCGGTGGCCCTGATCACGGCCAGCATCCTCAGTAAAAAACTTGCCGCTCGACTGGACGCCTTGGTCATGGACGTCAAAGTCGGTTCAGGGGGATTTATGAAAACACTCGAGCAAGCCCGGGAATTGGCGCAGTCGCTGATTCGTGTCGGTGCCCAGTCGGAGCTACCGATTACGGCGATCCTTTCCGACATGGACCAACCGCTCGGCGCGGCAATTGGAAACGCGATCGAAGTCAACGAAGCCGTCGACGTGCTGCAGGGCATTGGCCCACCGGAAGTTCGCGAGTTAACGATTCAGCTCGGCGCAAATCTATTGGTCGCTTGCCACGATGGCATGTCGCGTGATGAAGCGATCACAAAACTAACGCACAACCTCGACGCGGGAATCGCGATGGAGCGTTTTGAACAGATGGTAGTGGCGCAAGGCGGACGTCCCGATTTCCCCCGCCCGATCGGAAGCGAATGGATGATCGAGTGCCCGGTCGATGGCTGGATCGAGAAAATTGATTGTGAAACCCTCGGGCAAACCATTGTCGAACTCGGCGGCGGCCGACGGCGAAAAGAGGACCGCATCGACCCCAGCGTGGGGCTGCAAGTCCATTGCCGCGTGGGACAGCGTGTGAAGCGGGGCACGCCGATCCTCAGTCTGCATTGCGACAAGCGTCACCATGACGATTACGTTGCACGGCTGCAAAACGCGGTGACCCTTTCAGATCAACCGGTCAAGAGTGTTCCTCTCCTGATCGAACACCTTTGTTAA
- a CDS encoding ABC transporter permease gives MNREMETTSKQDASVGLPLSLIDMEIKVGDRTLMSDTSLTIPAGKITVIVGASGAGKSVLLRTLAGLLPRDGESIRWRGDIAIGPAGPAEHQQQPALLTRVGIVFQQFALFDELSPTANVQFAIDHRRDRSVPSSQSAQAWVEELGVPTHTSVSALSGGQKQRLAIARTLAAAPDILLYDEPTSGLDSASGRKVAELIRHTQTIHQLTSIVVTHDYVTLLPIADEVLLLDSASQKLVRIEADQWDVIPQRMQPVALTTPPDDAPTTTAWGASLTRFGTLARQGTNDFFAATGSAIWIALCLPLELRPYFPRVRWGLRFVLHYLRLVGGPSAWFYLVLAGLIIGFTSTYFTFKFLPYQAYTQPLLIDELLASIGFALYRILVPVLATILIAARCGAAIAADVGVKRYGGQIDALQTLGVMPRTYLLLPIVIAFVIATPVLEWMAMGAATWISLVTFMATHPNEGPYFWEQHFYRNLHPHDGWLLMGWKWVLTKNLVCGFGIACIAYYQGLAPKNSANDVSRSITSTVLWTTLYVLVVHFVTALLEF, from the coding sequence GTGAATCGCGAAATGGAAACCACCAGCAAGCAAGACGCATCCGTGGGGTTACCGTTAAGCTTGATTGATATGGAGATCAAGGTCGGGGATCGGACCTTGATGAGTGACACCTCACTCACGATCCCCGCTGGAAAGATTACGGTGATCGTGGGTGCCAGCGGCGCTGGCAAATCGGTGCTGCTACGCACCCTGGCGGGCTTGCTGCCACGCGACGGTGAATCGATCCGTTGGCGGGGCGACATCGCGATTGGGCCCGCCGGCCCAGCGGAACATCAACAGCAGCCGGCGTTGCTAACACGCGTGGGCATCGTGTTCCAGCAATTTGCACTCTTCGACGAGCTTTCTCCGACCGCGAATGTTCAATTCGCGATCGATCATCGTCGCGACCGGTCGGTCCCGTCGTCCCAATCCGCTCAAGCGTGGGTAGAGGAACTCGGTGTGCCGACACACACTTCGGTATCCGCGCTCAGTGGCGGACAAAAGCAACGCTTGGCGATCGCGCGAACGTTGGCGGCCGCTCCCGATATTTTGCTTTACGATGAACCGACCAGTGGTTTGGATTCGGCCAGCGGGCGGAAGGTCGCCGAATTGATCCGGCATACCCAGACGATTCATCAACTCACCAGTATCGTGGTGACGCATGATTATGTCACGCTGCTGCCGATTGCCGACGAAGTCTTGCTGCTCGATTCGGCCAGCCAAAAATTGGTGCGAATCGAAGCGGATCAATGGGACGTCATCCCCCAGCGAATGCAACCGGTCGCATTGACAACACCGCCGGATGACGCCCCAACTACCACCGCTTGGGGAGCCTCGCTCACACGATTCGGTACTCTCGCTCGTCAGGGAACGAACGACTTTTTTGCGGCCACGGGATCGGCCATTTGGATCGCTCTCTGTTTGCCATTGGAGCTACGGCCCTACTTTCCCCGCGTGCGCTGGGGACTGCGGTTTGTGCTCCACTACCTGCGACTCGTTGGCGGACCTTCGGCATGGTTCTATTTGGTCTTGGCGGGGCTGATCATTGGTTTCACCAGCACCTATTTCACCTTCAAATTCCTGCCCTATCAAGCGTATACGCAACCTCTGTTGATCGATGAGTTGCTGGCTTCGATTGGATTTGCGCTTTATCGCATCTTGGTTCCTGTGTTGGCAACGATCTTGATCGCGGCGCGTTGTGGGGCCGCGATCGCAGCCGATGTCGGGGTCAAACGCTACGGAGGGCAAATCGATGCCTTGCAAACGCTCGGGGTGATGCCGCGAACGTACTTGTTACTACCGATCGTCATCGCCTTTGTGATTGCCACGCCGGTGTTGGAATGGATGGCGATGGGCGCCGCAACGTGGATTAGCTTGGTCACCTTCATGGCGACACACCCCAACGAGGGCCCCTATTTCTGGGAACAACATTTCTATCGCAACCTGCACCCTCACGATGGATGGCTGCTGATGGGATGGAAATGGGTGTTGACCAAGAACCTCGTCTGTGGATTTGGCATCGCCTGTATCGCGTACTATCAAGGACTTGCCCCCAAAAACTCAGCCAATGATGTCAGCCGTTCGATCACCTCGACCGTGTTATGGACGACGCTTTATGTGTTGGTGGTCCATTTTGTGACCGCGTTGTTGGAATTTTAG